A section of the Telopea speciosissima isolate NSW1024214 ecotype Mountain lineage chromosome 3, Tspe_v1, whole genome shotgun sequence genome encodes:
- the LOC122653927 gene encoding two-component response regulator ORR21-like gives MATVQKLPVSNLSTTGNSYGSCIADTAATDQFPAGLRVLVVDDDTICLKILEQMLRKCMYHVTTCSQATIALNLLRERKGCFDMVISDVYMPDMDGYKLLEHVGLEMDLPVIMMSSDARTSAVMKGIKHGACDYLIKPVRLEELKNIWQHLVRKKWNENKEHEQSDSAEENDRHKRGGNDADYASSVNEGIDGSWKVQKKRRDAKDDEDEDELENEEPGSSKKPRVVWSVELHQQFVSAVNQLGIDKAVPKRILELMNVPGLTRENVASHLQKFRLYLKRLSGVAQQQVGISNSFCGLVESNAKLGSLDRLDIQALAASGQIPPQMLAALQSELLGLPAGSLVLPAMDQPVLQSSLQGPKCIPVERGVAFGQPLIKCPPNIAKQFPQSNISVEDIPFGFGTWPPNSLGTVGASGNFGGLNTQNNNMLMQILQQQQQQRDVLLEPSHTINVQPSCRVVPSQSSSSFQAGNSSVPLNQNSSFNSSAVIDYGLLSCQSNNSSLGVGQVIDGDLKSTGVLNGYTIPAIISPSVSSCSVLADNSSGWQVQNSAVSLRTGSQLPGPVFNACEIQLSYDTKTVQLPDQGPGRNLGFVGKGTSIPSRFAVDDIELPTNNSSHGKAFMGNNGHRVKQELNLDFGENAKVGVRVLQHFSHNDLTSVLSK, from the exons TTACAACTTGCTCCCAGGCTACTATTGCTTTAAATCTGCTTCGGGAAAGGAAAGGTTGTTTTGATATGGTAATAAGTGATGTTTATATGCCTGATATGGATGGATATAAGCTCCTTGAACACGTTGGGCTGGAGATGGACCTTCCTGTTATCa TGATGTCTTCTGATGCAAGAACCAGTGCTGTGATGAAAGGCATCAAACATGGGGCTTGTGATTATTTGATTAAGCCTGTACGTTTAGAAGAGCTGAAGAATATATGGCAGCATCTTGTTAGGAAAAAGtggaatgaaaataaagaacatGAACAATCTGATAGTGCAGAAGAAAATGATCGACATAAACGAGGAGGGAATGATGCTGACTATGCTTCTTCCGTTAATGAAGGAATAGATGGTAGTTGGAAAGTTCAGAAAAAGAGGAGGGATGctaaagatgatgaagatgaggaTGAATTGGAAAATGAAGAGCCTGGTTCGTCAAAGAAACCCAGGGTAGTGTGGTCAGTGGAACTGCATCAGCAATTTGTCAGTGCTGTAAATCAGCTCGGAATTGACA AGGCTGTTCCCAAGAGAATCCTTGAATTGATGAATGTTCCTGGTTTAACAAGAGAAAATGTTGCAAGCCATTTGCAG AAATTCCGACTATACTTAAAGAGATTAAGTGGAGTAGCTCAACAGCAAGTTGGGATTTCGAATTCATTCTGTGGCCTTGTAGAGTCAAATGCAAAACTTGGTTCTCTAGACAGACTTGATATCCAAGCATTGGCTGCTTCTGGCCAAATTCCTCCGCAGATGCTGGCTGCTTTGCAGTCTGAGCTTTTGGGTTTACCAGCAGGTAGCCTAGTGTTGCCAGCAATGGACCAGCCAGTTCTTCAATCATCATTACAAGGACCCAAATGCATTCCAGTTGAACGTGGTGTGGCATTTGGCCAGCCCTTAATAAAATGCCCACCGAACATAGCCAAACAGTTTCCTCAGTCGAACATTTCTGTTGAGGATAttccttttgggtttggaaCATGGCCACCTAATTCTCTTGGTACGGTTGGCGCTTCAGGCAATTTTGGGGGACTTAACACTCAGAACAATAACATGTTGATGCAGATActacagcagcagcagcaacaacggGATGTACTACTTGAACCCAGCCATACAATTAATGTTCAGCCTTCTTGCCGAGTAGTCCCTTCCCAATCATCATCCAGTTTTCAGGCAGGAAACAGTTCTGTTCCCCTCAATCAGAACTCCAGCTTTAATAGCAGTGCCGTCATTGATTACGGCTTGCTTTCTTGTCAATCAAATAACTCCTCATTGGGTGTTGGGCAAGTTATTGATGGGGATCTCAAAAGTACTGGTGTACTGAATGGGTATACCATACCAGCAATTATATCCCCATCAGTGTCATCTTGCTCAGTCCTTGCTGACAACTCCTCAGGTTGGCAAGTTCAGAACTCGGCTGTATCTTTAAGGACTGGCAGCCAATTGCCAGGGCCTGTCTTTAATGCATGTGAGATTCAGCTTTCTTATGACACAAAAACAGTTCAATTGCCTGATCAAGGGCCTGGTAGGAATCTTGGATTCGTTGGTAAAGGTACTTCCATTCCAAGCCGGTTTGCAGTAGATGATATTGAGTTGCCAACAAACAACTCAAGCCATGGAAAGGCATTTATGGGCAACAATGGACACAGAGTGAAGCAAGAACTTAATTTGGATTTTGGGGAGAATGCAAAAGTGGGTGTCCGTGTATTGCAACATTTTTCTCATAATGATCTCACGAGTGTTCTCTCCAAATAG